From Clostridia bacterium, a single genomic window includes:
- a CDS encoding acyl-CoA dehydratase activase-related protein — protein sequence MGKKVGIPRGLFYYQYYPLWKAFLEELGAEIIVSDQTTKKILDDGVKSCVDEACLPVKVFHGHIINIKDKVDYLFIPRFTSVSKNEYICPKFGGLPDMVRHTFSNLPQIIDVEVNMRKSKSNSLKAALDAGKYFTDSRQTIENAYINALKAYNEHKAKIKNGTNPFGTSNRKINKHLPYDGRKLNVAVIGHVYNVYDSYLNMDMLCKLEGYGVNVITVDMMDESLINEKSGTLNKRMFWNFGSKAMGSALHILDRQDIDGVIFLMSFGCGIDSFVADLAERKLRRARDIPLTILTIDEHSGEAGMDTRLEAFIDMIRWRGKNETDISAHG from the coding sequence TTGGGAAAAAAAGTAGGAATTCCAAGAGGGTTGTTCTATTACCAGTATTATCCCTTGTGGAAAGCATTCCTTGAAGAATTGGGAGCAGAGATTATTGTTTCCGATCAGACAACAAAGAAAATACTGGATGACGGGGTAAAATCGTGTGTTGATGAGGCATGCCTGCCTGTGAAAGTGTTTCATGGGCACATAATTAATATTAAGGATAAAGTGGATTATTTGTTTATTCCCAGATTTACAAGTGTCTCGAAAAATGAATATATATGTCCTAAGTTCGGAGGCCTTCCGGATATGGTGAGGCATACTTTCAGCAATCTTCCTCAGATTATAGATGTCGAAGTTAATATGAGGAAATCTAAAAGTAATTCACTAAAAGCAGCTTTGGATGCAGGTAAGTATTTTACTGACTCCAGACAGACTATTGAGAATGCCTATATAAACGCGTTAAAAGCATATAACGAGCATAAGGCAAAAATAAAAAATGGTACAAATCCATTCGGGACATCAAATAGAAAAATCAACAAGCATTTACCTTATGACGGGAGAAAACTTAATGTTGCAGTTATAGGCCATGTATATAATGTTTATGACAGTTATTTAAATATGGATATGCTGTGCAAACTTGAAGGATATGGGGTTAACGTCATTACAGTTGATATGATGGACGAATCCTTGATTAACGAAAAGTCAGGCACGCTAAATAAAAGGATGTTTTGGAATTTTGGGAGCAAGGCAATGGGAAGTGCTCTTCATATATTGGACAGACAGGATATTGACGGTGTTATTTTTCTTATGTCATTCGGGTGCGGGATAGATTCTTTTGTAGCTGATCTGGCAGAAAGGAAATTAAGACGGGCACGGGATATCCCCCTGACCATCCTCACTATTGATGAGCATTCGGGTGAAGCCGGTATGGATACGAGACTGGAAGCATTTATTGATATGATAAGGTGGAGGGGCAAAAATGAAACTGACATTTCCGCACATGGGTAA
- the pflB gene encoding formate C-acetyltransferase produces MFEKAWNGFIPGNWQETIDVQDFISKNFSSYDGNEDFLMDSSVRTKKLWSRCKKLLRDEYLKGGVLNVDTKTISNITSHIPGYIDERYEVIKGLQTDKPLKRAVIPYGGIRMAKQACEEYNFTLSQRTEEIFEKHRKTHNDGVFSAYTHEMRNARKSGVITGLPDAYGRGRIIGDYRRVALYGVSKLIEEKKMDLDNLLNTGMSEEIIRLREEVTEQINSLNELIAMASSYGCDISRPAENAQEAIQWTYFAFLGSIKETNGAANSLGRVNTFFDIYITRDLDNGILTEAEAQELIDQFVIKLRLVRHLRTPEYNELFAGDPVWVTESLGGMCGDGRHMVTKTSYRFLQTLFNLGPAPEPNLTILWSEKLPHSFKTFCAKVSMVTSAIQYENDDIMRPDFGDDYGISCCVSAMRIGKDMQYFGARCNLPKLLLLALNGGRDEITGEQVGPEFEPYTEDYLDYKKVLAKYQYMQKWLTKLYVNTMNVIHFMHDKYAYERLMMALHDTKVERLMAFGIAGLSVLVDSLSAIKYTYVRAIRDERGLITDFEIKGHFPQFGNDDERVDSIAVDIVKGFYNDLKRYGTYRNAKHTLSVLTITSNVVYGKKTGSTPDGRKKGEPFAPGANPMHGRDKMGALAALNSVAKIPYEYCKDGVSLTLTLIPRALGKDTKSRLNNLAALLDGYFVQGGHHININVLERVVLEKAMEDPYNYPQLTIRVSGYAVNFIRLTPQQQKEVIARTFHNAM; encoded by the coding sequence ATGTTTGAAAAGGCCTGGAATGGATTTATACCTGGAAACTGGCAAGAAACTATCGATGTTCAGGATTTTATAAGTAAAAATTTCTCATCTTATGACGGTAATGAAGATTTCCTTATGGATTCAAGTGTCCGGACAAAAAAGCTCTGGAGCAGGTGTAAAAAGCTTCTTCGCGATGAATACCTTAAGGGCGGAGTTCTGAATGTAGATACGAAAACAATCTCAAATATAACAAGTCACATACCCGGTTATATTGATGAAAGATATGAAGTTATAAAAGGTCTTCAGACGGATAAACCTCTAAAAAGAGCTGTCATACCTTATGGGGGCATAAGGATGGCAAAGCAGGCTTGCGAAGAATATAACTTCACTCTCTCCCAAAGAACGGAGGAGATTTTTGAAAAACACAGAAAAACCCACAATGACGGGGTATTCAGCGCATACACCCATGAAATGCGGAATGCCAGAAAAAGTGGTGTTATTACCGGATTGCCCGATGCATATGGACGTGGAAGAATTATCGGAGATTACCGGAGAGTTGCGCTTTATGGTGTAAGTAAACTCATAGAAGAAAAGAAAATGGATCTAGATAATCTTCTTAATACGGGAATGTCAGAAGAAATCATACGTTTGCGGGAAGAAGTTACAGAGCAGATAAATTCACTAAACGAGCTTATAGCTATGGCTTCATCCTATGGCTGTGATATATCACGCCCGGCAGAAAATGCACAGGAAGCCATTCAGTGGACATATTTTGCTTTCTTAGGATCCATTAAGGAAACGAATGGAGCAGCTAATTCACTTGGCAGAGTCAACACCTTTTTTGATATATATATTACGAGGGATCTGGATAATGGAATACTCACGGAAGCCGAAGCCCAGGAGCTCATTGATCAGTTTGTAATAAAGCTCCGGCTGGTAAGACACCTTCGCACACCGGAGTATAATGAGTTATTTGCCGGAGACCCTGTATGGGTAACAGAGTCATTGGGTGGGATGTGTGGAGATGGCAGACATATGGTTACCAAAACCTCATACCGTTTTCTGCAAACTCTGTTCAACCTTGGTCCTGCACCTGAGCCCAATCTGACAATACTCTGGTCCGAAAAGCTCCCTCACAGCTTTAAAACGTTTTGTGCAAAAGTTTCCATGGTCACCAGTGCTATCCAGTATGAAAATGATGATATAATGAGACCGGATTTTGGTGATGATTACGGCATTTCCTGCTGTGTATCGGCAATGCGTATCGGTAAAGACATGCAATATTTCGGTGCACGCTGCAACCTGCCAAAACTTCTCCTTCTGGCATTAAACGGCGGGAGGGATGAGATAACCGGAGAGCAGGTAGGCCCTGAATTCGAGCCCTATACTGAAGATTATCTTGACTATAAAAAAGTGCTTGCAAAATACCAGTATATGCAGAAGTGGCTGACTAAGCTCTATGTAAATACCATGAATGTAATTCATTTCATGCATGACAAATATGCTTATGAACGCCTCATGATGGCCTTGCATGATACAAAGGTCGAAAGGCTTATGGCTTTCGGTATAGCAGGACTTTCAGTCCTTGTAGATTCCTTAAGTGCAATCAAATATACTTATGTCAGAGCGATAAGGGATGAAAGAGGACTCATTACAGATTTCGAAATAAAAGGTCATTTTCCTCAATTCGGTAATGATGATGAAAGAGTGGACAGTATAGCAGTAGATATTGTAAAAGGCTTTTACAACGACCTGAAAAGGTATGGCACTTATAGGAATGCAAAACATACACTTTCTGTTCTTACAATTACATCTAATGTTGTTTATGGAAAGAAAACAGGCTCTACGCCGGATGGCAGAAAAAAGGGTGAGCCTTTCGCACCCGGTGCCAACCCTATGCATGGGCGTGATAAAATGGGTGCGCTTGCAGCACTGAATTCGGTTGCAAAAATCCCGTATGAATACTGCAAAGACGGCGTATCGCTCACACTGACACTTATCCCGAGAGCTTTAGGAAAGGACACGAAGTCCAGGCTTAATAATCTCGCTGCACTCCTGGACGGTTATTTTGTGCAGGGAGGGCACCACATAAATATAAATGTACTAGAAAGAGTAGTGCTTGAAAAGGCAATGGAAGACCCTTATAACTACCCTCAGCTTACTATCAGGGTTTCAGGCTATGCTGTGAACTTTATCAGGCTGACGCCCCAGCAGCAGAAAGAAGTTATTGCCCGGACTTTCCATAATGCCATGTAA
- a CDS encoding 6-phosphofructokinase produces the protein MAELKGAAIFGQSGGPTSVINASAAGVIQEALKQGCITKVYGAAHGIKGVLTEQFYDMSQEDSYELDLLKTTPSSALGSVRYKLKKAEEDETDYKKLLEIFKKYDIRYFFYNGGNDSMDTCNKVSKYMQKAGYECRVMGVPKTIDNDLWGTDHCPGYGSAAKYVATSTMEVYHDARVYDTGMITILEVMGRNAGWLTAATALAAHKGNGPDLIYLPELPFDMDKFLEDASAIYKKNGKVIVAVSEGIKDKDGKYISEYGSNLAQSKDSFGHAQLGGLAATLAAIVKEKTGAKVRGIEFSLLQRCAAHVGSLTDVNESYMAGQMAVKYAVEGITDMMVAFERAAGPEYKCSIKLINLTDVANTEKKIPREWINEAGNGLNENFINYALPLIQGESQPPLEDGLPRFAKLKKVLATK, from the coding sequence ATGGCAGAATTAAAGGGTGCTGCTATATTTGGTCAGTCAGGTGGACCAACATCAGTTATTAACGCCAGTGCAGCAGGTGTTATTCAAGAAGCTCTAAAACAGGGATGCATTACAAAGGTTTACGGTGCAGCTCACGGTATCAAGGGTGTTCTTACAGAACAGTTCTATGATATGAGCCAGGAAGATTCATATGAATTGGATTTATTAAAGACAACTCCTTCATCAGCTCTTGGTTCAGTACGTTACAAGCTTAAGAAAGCTGAAGAAGATGAAACTGATTATAAGAAACTCTTGGAAATTTTCAAGAAATATGATATCAGATATTTCTTCTATAATGGTGGAAATGATTCCATGGATACTTGCAACAAAGTCAGCAAATATATGCAAAAAGCTGGTTATGAGTGCAGAGTAATGGGTGTTCCTAAAACAATAGACAACGATCTTTGGGGAACTGATCACTGCCCTGGTTACGGAAGTGCGGCAAAATACGTTGCTACTTCTACAATGGAAGTTTACCATGATGCAAGAGTTTATGATACAGGAATGATAACCATTCTTGAAGTTATGGGAAGAAACGCAGGCTGGTTGACAGCAGCTACAGCTTTAGCTGCACATAAAGGAAACGGACCTGACCTTATATACTTGCCTGAGCTTCCTTTCGATATGGACAAATTCCTTGAAGATGCATCTGCAATCTATAAGAAAAACGGTAAGGTTATAGTTGCCGTATCAGAAGGTATTAAGGATAAAGACGGAAAATATATTTCAGAATACGGTTCAAACCTTGCACAATCAAAGGATTCTTTCGGACATGCTCAGCTTGGTGGTCTCGCAGCTACTCTTGCAGCTATCGTAAAAGAAAAAACCGGTGCCAAGGTTCGTGGAATCGAATTCAGCCTGTTGCAAAGATGCGCAGCTCATGTTGGTTCATTAACCGATGTTAACGAATCCTACATGGCAGGTCAAATGGCTGTTAAATATGCAGTAGAAGGTATTACTGACATGATGGTTGCTTTCGAAAGAGCAGCCGGTCCTGAGTACAAATGCAGTATAAAGCTTATCAACCTTACTGATGTTGCAAATACTGAAAAGAAAATACCAAGAGAGTGGATAAATGAAGCAGGAAACGGACTTAATGAGAACTTTATAAACTATGCACTTCCGTTAATCCAGGGTGAATCTCAGCCACCTTTGGAAGATGGATTGCCAAGATTCGCTAAGTTAAAGAAGGTTCTTGCTACAAAATAA
- a CDS encoding GNAT family N-acetyltransferase: MQAVVFEEIKEEHLDAVLDIYNYYVLNSTATFHIKPLDKAGMRDLVFFENPKYKAFVIINDSEICGYCILTQFRKREAYNISAEVTVYLKNGYTGKGIGSLAVRHIETLAKRNAIHVLIAGICGENNSSIRLFEKNGYMRCACFKEVGSKFGKLLDLVYYQKILRAPCD; the protein is encoded by the coding sequence ATGCAGGCAGTAGTATTTGAAGAGATAAAAGAAGAACATCTTGATGCTGTATTGGACATTTATAATTATTATGTTCTCAACTCAACTGCCACTTTTCATATAAAGCCGTTGGATAAAGCCGGGATGAGAGACCTTGTATTCTTTGAAAATCCAAAGTATAAGGCTTTTGTAATAATAAATGATTCTGAAATATGCGGATATTGCATACTAACCCAATTCAGGAAAAGGGAAGCTTATAATATTTCTGCAGAGGTTACGGTATATCTGAAAAACGGATATACAGGCAAGGGAATAGGTAGTTTGGCTGTAAGGCATATAGAAACATTGGCGAAGCGGAATGCTATACATGTCCTTATAGCAGGTATATGCGGAGAAAACAACAGCAGTATAAGGCTTTTTGAAAAAAACGGCTATATGAGGTGTGCCTGCTTCAAAGAGGTGGGCAGCAAGTTTGGAAAACTGCTGGATCTGGTTTACTATCAGAAGATTTTGCGTGCTCCGTGTGATTGA
- a CDS encoding endonuclease III domain-containing protein: MNKKINSDLLKIYDLMYNKDGHRNWWPAETGFEMIIGALLAQFVSWKNVTTAIDNLKAEGLLSINEISSIDTGKLENLIRATRFYKQKAKKLKVFCSYLMDNYNCDLNKFFDKDLYSLRKELLSLYGIGEETADSIILYAAEKPIFVVDSYTRRVFGKLGYFNKNTSYGEMQKFFMDNLEHNVELFNDFHAQIDGVGAEYCLNKNPRCDECPVNIFCKDKGD, from the coding sequence GTGAATAAAAAAATCAATAGTGATTTACTTAAAATATACGATTTGATGTATAATAAGGATGGTCACAGGAATTGGTGGCCGGCCGAGACCGGATTTGAAATGATTATCGGGGCATTGCTGGCTCAATTTGTATCATGGAAGAATGTTACTACGGCAATTGATAATTTGAAAGCGGAAGGCTTACTAAGCATCAATGAGATATCCAGTATAGATACCGGAAAGCTTGAAAATCTGATTAGGGCAACAAGGTTTTATAAACAGAAAGCAAAAAAGTTAAAGGTGTTTTGCAGTTACCTGATGGATAATTACAATTGTGATTTGAACAAATTCTTCGATAAGGATTTGTATAGTCTGAGAAAAGAATTGCTTTCATTATATGGTATAGGTGAGGAAACTGCAGATAGTATCATCCTGTATGCTGCTGAAAAGCCTATATTTGTTGTGGATTCTTATACAAGAAGGGTATTTGGCAAACTGGGGTATTTTAATAAAAATACCAGCTATGGAGAAATGCAGAAGTTCTTTATGGATAATCTTGAGCATAATGTAGAATTGTTTAATGACTTTCATGCGCAGATTGATGGGGTAGGAGCAGAATACTGTCTTAATAAAAACCCGAGGTGCGACGAGTGTCCGGTTAATATATTTTGCAAGGATAAAGGTGATTAG
- a CDS encoding alpha-amylase family glycosyl hydrolase has protein sequence MKKRVPLFIVSALVILVVAGIILQQLGVFSQKEVVDTAKSKQAVTTEKGKDTANTAEEKISEKVRIVKANEFIDIDDKTVKFLFKTEKDATVEFYVGDSQDNLQLVKTVDKYKFQSGLILDCFKPGQKYYYQIKSKINGEMNKTPVLSFEKLADTKTDKIAEWAKTAVFYELQVMNFYDGNGDGIGDFKGLKQKINYLKELNIDALWLMPCFDSPSYHGYDVSDYYKIKPDYGTMEDFEAFLKEAHDNNIKVILDLVANHSSSEINWFKESEGNINSEYRNYYTWSDPFDDTSEAGPLGTAWHTNNNSDYYYGVFWSGMPDLNYRNHVVRSKMKEIAKFWLDKGVDGFRLDAAMHIDNKDRDVTHNWWQEFNSYVKSVNPNAFVLGENWTDTSTIAQFADDLDSSFNFPLRDTLLRVANGEYYDILEDIHSMYESYAEYSTRSFDSTFISNHDVGRLPSVVGGDTKKIKLAASYLLTLPGTPFLYYGDEIGQQGTKPDENIREPMDWYASAKGTGMIDNNEWSKRIGNSASFAYTLPNDGVSVAEQRKKADSVLNHYKKLINIRKQNPIFFTGDYKKVDTVEETYGYEVSGSILVVHNMSAESKKSITLKKDSVDLFTGKKYKAGANISITPYDTVIFKYAG, from the coding sequence ATGAAAAAAAGAGTTCCACTATTTATTGTTTCTGCATTAGTGATACTTGTTGTAGCAGGTATTATTTTGCAGCAGCTCGGGGTATTCTCACAGAAGGAAGTCGTTGATACGGCAAAGTCAAAACAGGCTGTCACAACCGAAAAGGGTAAGGATACCGCAAATACAGCTGAAGAAAAAATAAGCGAAAAAGTAAGAATAGTAAAGGCAAATGAGTTTATCGACATCGATGACAAAACAGTAAAATTTCTCTTCAAAACTGAAAAGGATGCTACTGTTGAGTTCTATGTAGGTGACTCGCAGGATAATCTACAGTTGGTTAAAACAGTCGACAAATACAAATTTCAATCCGGCCTCATACTTGACTGTTTCAAACCGGGTCAGAAATACTATTATCAAATAAAGTCCAAAATCAATGGGGAAATGAATAAAACCCCTGTATTATCCTTTGAAAAGTTGGCTGATACAAAAACCGACAAAATAGCTGAGTGGGCAAAAACAGCTGTTTTTTATGAACTTCAGGTAATGAATTTCTATGATGGTAATGGTGATGGTATAGGTGATTTTAAAGGTCTAAAACAAAAGATCAACTATCTGAAGGAACTAAACATAGATGCTTTGTGGCTCATGCCCTGTTTTGATTCACCAAGCTATCATGGGTACGATGTATCCGATTATTATAAAATAAAGCCTGATTATGGTACCATGGAAGATTTTGAAGCGTTCCTCAAGGAAGCACACGATAATAACATCAAAGTAATTCTGGATCTGGTAGCCAATCATTCTTCTTCTGAAATCAACTGGTTTAAAGAGTCAGAGGGTAATATAAACAGCGAATACAGGAATTATTATACTTGGAGCGATCCTTTCGACGATACCAGTGAAGCCGGTCCTTTGGGTACAGCATGGCATACAAATAATAATTCGGACTACTACTATGGAGTTTTTTGGTCTGGAATGCCCGATCTGAATTACAGGAATCATGTTGTAAGAAGCAAAATGAAAGAAATAGCTAAATTCTGGCTGGATAAGGGTGTCGATGGTTTCAGGCTGGATGCTGCCATGCATATAGATAATAAAGACAGAGATGTCACACATAATTGGTGGCAGGAATTCAACAGTTACGTTAAGTCCGTTAACCCAAATGCTTTTGTTTTAGGAGAAAACTGGACTGATACAAGTACAATAGCACAGTTTGCAGATGATCTTGATTCCTCATTCAACTTCCCTCTCAGAGATACACTGTTAAGGGTAGCAAACGGGGAATACTATGATATTCTTGAAGATATCCACAGCATGTATGAATCGTATGCAGAATATTCAACCAGGTCATTTGATTCGACCTTTATCTCCAACCATGATGTGGGCAGGCTTCCCTCGGTGGTAGGCGGCGATACTAAAAAAATAAAGCTGGCTGCATCCTACTTACTGACTTTGCCTGGAACCCCGTTTTTATACTATGGTGATGAAATCGGCCAACAGGGCACAAAACCTGATGAAAACATCAGAGAACCTATGGACTGGTATGCTTCTGCAAAAGGTACCGGCATGATTGATAATAATGAATGGTCAAAAAGAATCGGCAATAGTGCTTCATTTGCATATACCCTGCCTAACGACGGCGTTTCAGTAGCTGAACAAAGGAAAAAGGCTGATAGCGTATTAAATCATTACAAGAAACTTATAAACATAAGAAAACAAAATCCGATATTCTTTACAGGTGACTATAAAAAGGTTGATACTGTGGAAGAAACTTATGGCTATGAAGTCTCCGGAAGTATCCTGGTTGTACATAATATGTCAGCTGAATCTAAAAAGAGCATAACCTTGAAAAAAGACTCAGTTGACCTGTTTACAGGTAAAAAATATAAAGCAGGTGCAAATATCAGCATCACCCCGTATGATACAGTGATATTCAAATACGCCGGTTAA
- a CDS encoding CoA protein activase, which translates to MKLTFPHMGNTYVTVKALLDDLGVDYVIPPFNNKKALEVGTKLAPELACLPLKINLGNYVQAYEDGADTILMAGGCGPCRFGYYCEIQREILRDNGYEMDMITLEMPDQGIKELANRIKKLSGRLNIPVLLKAIKNTAQVSRMVDELEKLSYKVRPREIRKGTTDKIYKTFLNNVKAIRGSKEIKGLIRETENELKNVEMERDCVPLKVGIVGEIYTTIDSYTSFNIDIKLGNMGIEVDRSVTVSEWVIDHIIKNALHLPRDMSYAEAAKPYLGTMIGGHAQETIGNTILYARNGYDGVIQIYPLTCMPEIVAESILPAIEKDYNIPVLTLIIDEMTGEAGYLTRVEAFIDLLEKRRERAAFEGNWLLSGN; encoded by the coding sequence ATGAAACTGACATTTCCGCACATGGGTAATACATACGTTACTGTAAAGGCATTATTGGACGATTTAGGGGTTGATTACGTAATTCCTCCATTTAATAATAAGAAGGCTTTGGAAGTAGGAACAAAATTAGCACCAGAACTTGCTTGCCTTCCTCTTAAGATTAATTTGGGAAACTACGTACAAGCTTATGAAGATGGTGCTGATACTATCCTGATGGCTGGTGGTTGTGGTCCTTGCAGATTTGGGTATTACTGTGAAATACAGAGGGAAATACTGAGAGATAATGGTTATGAGATGGATATGATCACTCTTGAAATGCCGGATCAGGGAATAAAAGAGCTGGCGAACCGAATAAAAAAACTTTCAGGAAGACTTAATATACCAGTGTTATTGAAAGCAATAAAAAATACAGCGCAAGTTTCAAGAATGGTAGATGAACTTGAAAAACTAAGCTATAAGGTAAGACCGAGGGAAATTAGAAAGGGCACTACTGATAAAATTTATAAGACATTTCTCAATAATGTAAAAGCAATAAGGGGCTCCAAGGAAATAAAAGGACTGATAAGGGAAACGGAAAACGAACTGAAGAATGTAGAGATGGAGAGGGATTGTGTTCCATTAAAGGTTGGAATTGTTGGAGAAATATACACAACTATAGATTCATACACAAGCTTCAATATTGACATTAAACTTGGGAACATGGGAATCGAAGTAGACCGGTCGGTTACAGTCAGTGAATGGGTTATAGACCATATTATTAAGAATGCATTGCACCTACCGAGGGATATGAGCTATGCAGAAGCAGCAAAGCCTTACTTGGGAACCATGATCGGGGGGCATGCTCAGGAAACTATAGGAAATACAATCCTTTACGCTAGGAATGGATATGATGGGGTAATACAGATATATCCGCTTACATGCATGCCTGAGATAGTTGCTGAAAGTATTTTGCCTGCTATTGAAAAGGATTACAATATTCCGGTTTTAACTTTGATTATTGATGAAATGACAGGTGAAGCAGGATATCTTACAAGGGTTGAAGCATTTATTGATTTGTTGGAAAAGAGAAGGGAGAGAGCAGCTTTTGAGGGAAACTGGCTATTATCTGGGAATTGA
- a CDS encoding flavin reductase family protein, protein MAKQIWKPSTILNPVPAVMVTCSDKQGRNNIITLAWVGTINSEPPMVSISVRKERYSYPMIKETGEFVINLTSRKLAFATDYCGVKSGRDVDKFEAAKLTPEKASKVSVPLIKESPVNIECVVKNVIELGSHDMFLGEIVAVNVDEGLMDEKGKMHLGKADLICYSHGEYWTLHKVLGKFGYSVMKKKKKRK, encoded by the coding sequence ATGGCAAAACAAATATGGAAACCCTCAACCATCCTGAATCCGGTTCCTGCTGTAATGGTAACGTGTTCAGACAAACAGGGAAGAAACAATATTATTACTCTGGCATGGGTTGGTACTATAAATTCAGAGCCACCCATGGTATCGATATCCGTACGGAAGGAAAGATACTCATACCCTATGATTAAAGAAACAGGTGAGTTTGTTATAAACCTTACAAGTAGAAAACTTGCTTTTGCTACTGACTATTGCGGTGTGAAATCCGGTAGGGACGTTGATAAGTTTGAGGCTGCAAAGCTGACACCGGAAAAAGCTTCAAAGGTCAGTGTGCCACTTATAAAAGAAAGTCCGGTTAATATTGAGTGTGTAGTGAAAAATGTGATAGAGCTGGGTTCTCACGATATGTTTTTAGGTGAAATTGTAGCAGTAAACGTAGATGAAGGGTTAATGGATGAAAAGGGGAAAATGCACTTGGGCAAGGCAGACTTAATATGCTATTCACATGGAGAATACTGGACTCTGCACAAAGTATTGGGCAAATTCGGATATTCGGTAATGAAAAAGAAAAAGAAAAGAAAATAA
- a CDS encoding FMN-binding protein: protein MSNIKRIIILAVVIVILGGAVFGARYIASVRSYKENVNKIKIEKVDLSKVNDGIYTGVCDVEFINVEVKVTVKDHRIEDIELVKHKNGKGGPAEVIIQKVLDKQSLDVDIISGASNSSRVILEAVENALNSGKK from the coding sequence ATGTCAAATATCAAGAGAATAATTATTCTGGCAGTAGTGATTGTAATTCTGGGAGGCGCAGTTTTTGGTGCGAGGTATATAGCCTCAGTAAGGAGTTATAAGGAAAATGTTAACAAAATAAAGATAGAAAAAGTTGATTTGAGTAAAGTCAATGATGGTATTTATACAGGCGTGTGTGATGTCGAGTTTATAAACGTAGAAGTAAAAGTTACTGTAAAAGATCACAGAATTGAGGATATAGAGTTGGTTAAGCATAAAAATGGCAAGGGCGGACCGGCAGAGGTGATAATTCAAAAAGTGCTGGATAAACAGTCTTTGGATGTTGATATCATTTCGGGTGCTTCAAATAGCAGCAGGGTTATACTGGAAGCTGTTGAGAATGCATTAAACAGTGGTAAGAAGTAA
- the fba gene encoding class II fructose-1,6-bisphosphate aldolase: MPLVTSTEMFKKAYEGGYAIGAFNVNNMEIVQGITEAAKEVKAPLILQVSSGARKYANHTYLMKLVEAAIIETGLPICLHLDHGDTFDLCKSCIDGGFTSVMIDGSHHSFEDNIKLTKQVVDYAHDKGVVVEGELGRLAGIEDDVNVSDKDAAFTDPDQVEEFVKRTGVDSLAIAIGTSHGAFKFKGEPKLRFDILEEIAKRLPGFPIVLHGASSVIPEFVEKINKYGGNMPGAQGVPEEMLRKAASMAVCKINIDSDLRLAMTGTVREYFAQNPSHFDPRQYLSPARAAIKELVKKKIVNVLGCDNKA, encoded by the coding sequence ATGCCATTAGTTACATCAACCGAAATGTTTAAGAAAGCTTATGAAGGCGGCTATGCTATAGGTGCGTTCAATGTTAACAACATGGAAATAGTACAGGGTATTACTGAAGCTGCCAAGGAAGTAAAGGCTCCATTGATTCTTCAAGTATCATCAGGAGCAAGAAAGTATGCAAATCATACATACTTAATGAAGCTTGTAGAAGCTGCTATTATTGAAACTGGTCTTCCAATCTGCTTGCACCTTGACCATGGTGATACTTTTGACCTTTGTAAATCTTGTATAGATGGCGGATTTACGTCAGTTATGATCGACGGTTCGCACCATTCCTTCGAAGACAACATTAAGCTTACAAAGCAGGTTGTTGACTATGCACACGATAAGGGTGTAGTTGTAGAAGGAGAATTAGGAAGACTTGCAGGTATAGAAGATGATGTAAACGTATCTGACAAGGACGCTGCTTTCACTGATCCTGACCAGGTTGAAGAATTCGTTAAGAGGACAGGTGTTGACTCATTGGCTATCGCTATTGGGACAAGCCATGGTGCTTTTAAATTCAAGGGTGAACCAAAATTAAGATTTGATATACTGGAAGAGATCGCTAAGAGACTTCCTGGTTTCCCAATAGTACTCCACGGTGCTTCATCAGTTATTCCTGAGTTTGTTGAGAAGATCAACAAATACGGCGGAAATATGCCTGGTGCACAGGGAGTTCCTGAAGAAATGTTAAGAAAAGCTGCTTCTATGGCAGTATGTAAAATCAACATAGACTCAGACTTGAGACTTGCTATGACAGGAACAGTAAGAGAGTACTTTGCTCAGAATCCGAGCCATTTTGACCCAAGACAGTACCTCAGCCCTGCAAGAGCTGCAATAAAAGAACTTGTTAAGAAGAAAATTGTAAACGTATTAGGCTGCGACAACAAAGCATAA